A single region of the Hyalangium gracile genome encodes:
- a CDS encoding immunoglobulin-like domain-containing protein produces the protein MTPRSVGRAALLITALASNACQQDPAGPSPGSSEATLGSAQQALSASNKVLILGSTVKDGLDSREARAVADFAPEAQIDIVTPSQWKVMSAQQFMSYRALIIGDAACQSGTEAFQAAIDSRRNWGAIVDGDVAILATDPTTNGTELLVENGIRYALNSVQKRTGMYIALGCAYQNAPAGTEVALLEPFGSFHIQGVPGCADSAHVFEMYNDIISRDVSDYSLPGAGGCAARSVFTSYPERDFSHAGIAMRATAAVPAQKLYVDYTVDPGFETQYVGSPYILVRGAMTLGAGCGINPAPSGEECDLGDGLNGQPATSSQQPWETCSWSCRSNWCGDGVVDAEFGEECDKGEANGRTGDANGHLGECTAFCKVPNLMAVNRPPVALCQNVTAVAEYTCGAEAGIDSGSYDPDNDLVGCTQSPPGPYNIGNTTVTLTCTDEAGLSSTCTGVVTVADSVAPTIALNGQANDPQECHPTATYVDPGATASDLCEGTLPQSSIARTGSVRLSVPSTYSLTYQATDSSGNKSPVVTRTVPVADTLAPVITRTGQEGVTHECATPYVDQGATAADQCEGNLTPRIVQSGTVNTSAVGNYLIRYNVKDSGNRAALEATRTVFVRDRQAPTISLLGASPQTVECGGTYPDPGATASDTCAGALTPVVHTNNILMGTPGNYSISYRATDPSGNVVVSPNRAVTVADTKAPTLTLLGAASTTLECASPFSDPGATASDQCYGNLTSAIVKTGTVNNMVPAAYTLRYNVKDAKNNAAPEATRTVTVNDTKAPVITVTGPLTQAVECGASYTDPGATASDLCAGPRPAVATASANPNVPGSYTISYRATDPAGNTATSTTSRTVTVRDTLAPTLTLNGPAAQALECGSTYADPGATASDQCAGALPVAVAGSVNPYVPASYTLSYSANDGAGHSASASRTVAVSDTLAPTLSLIGSPRQSQECGTPYTDPGATASDVCAGDLTAAIQRTGNVNTSALGSYALGYSVADPSGHAASASREVTVSDTLAPAITVLGPLETTYECGSTYVDPGATASDACFGDLTAQIQATQVGDTARPSTFTIRYSVTDPAGNTTVAPVTRTVHVNDNEPPTLALLGPATQSLECGTPYSDPGATATDVCFGDVTSRIIRSGAVNSGAPGNYALVYNVTDPSGQAAPSVSRAVSVVDTLAPSITVNGSLSQQVECGTAYTDPGAVATDVCAGALPVTVSGSVNTNAPGSYTLGYTAADASGNTAASPSRTVAVVDTLAPTLSLLGSASQAVECGSSYTDPGATAADACTGDLTASIVKSGSVNTAALGNYSLSYLVADASGNTATASRSVTVRDTVGPQLQVLSGPSVLQCNGAPYVDPGATASDSCAGNLTSRITSTSNLDQTRAGQYTVTYSVTDDAGNTSTATRLLTVAGPCAVSCIDVKLNDYNLFLEDSYTGGHDVVGKVAAGGNISMEDFAVGSGLPASDISKTLVAGGNLTLNRGAVWGDTYYGGSLSTNQSVTFPRGTVSQGMPIDFAARFAELRSVSARLAALPANGTTKRESWGGVMLSGTNPSVNVFDVQASAFTGAKLLSISAPSGSFVVVNIRGASATFQGFGHSFSGVSAQTVLYNFVDTTSINAQGYGFWGTVLAPYANITFNNGSWDGGIYAKSFNGNAEGHINPLNERTICP, from the coding sequence ATGACACCGAGAAGCGTAGGAAGAGCCGCACTGCTGATCACCGCGCTGGCATCCAATGCCTGCCAGCAAGATCCCGCCGGGCCGTCGCCTGGCTCCTCCGAAGCGACGCTGGGCTCGGCCCAGCAGGCGCTGAGCGCCAGCAACAAGGTGCTCATCCTGGGCAGCACCGTGAAGGATGGCCTCGACAGCCGCGAGGCCCGGGCGGTGGCCGACTTCGCTCCCGAGGCCCAGATCGACATCGTCACGCCTTCGCAGTGGAAGGTGATGTCGGCCCAGCAGTTCATGAGCTACCGCGCGCTCATCATCGGCGATGCGGCGTGCCAGAGCGGCACCGAGGCCTTCCAGGCGGCCATCGACTCGCGGCGCAACTGGGGCGCCATCGTCGACGGTGACGTGGCCATCCTCGCCACGGACCCCACCACCAACGGCACGGAGCTGCTGGTGGAGAACGGCATCCGCTACGCCCTCAACTCGGTGCAGAAGCGCACGGGCATGTACATCGCGCTGGGCTGCGCCTATCAGAACGCTCCGGCCGGCACCGAGGTGGCGCTGCTCGAGCCGTTCGGCTCCTTCCACATCCAGGGCGTGCCGGGCTGCGCCGACTCCGCGCACGTCTTCGAGATGTACAACGACATCATCTCCCGCGACGTCTCTGACTACTCGCTGCCTGGCGCGGGCGGCTGCGCGGCGCGCTCGGTGTTCACCTCCTACCCGGAGCGCGACTTCTCGCACGCGGGCATCGCGATGCGCGCCACCGCGGCGGTCCCCGCTCAGAAGCTCTATGTGGACTACACCGTCGATCCGGGCTTCGAGACGCAGTACGTGGGCTCGCCATACATCCTGGTGCGTGGCGCGATGACGCTGGGCGCCGGCTGCGGCATCAACCCGGCTCCGTCCGGCGAGGAGTGCGACCTGGGCGATGGCCTCAACGGCCAGCCGGCCACCTCCAGCCAGCAGCCTTGGGAGACGTGCTCCTGGTCCTGCCGCAGCAACTGGTGCGGCGATGGCGTGGTGGATGCCGAGTTCGGCGAGGAGTGCGACAAGGGCGAGGCCAACGGCCGCACGGGCGACGCCAACGGCCACCTGGGTGAGTGCACCGCGTTCTGCAAGGTCCCCAACCTGATGGCCGTCAACCGCCCGCCGGTCGCGCTGTGCCAGAACGTGACGGCGGTGGCCGAGTACACCTGCGGCGCCGAGGCTGGCATCGACAGCGGCTCGTACGATCCGGACAACGATCTGGTGGGCTGCACGCAGAGCCCGCCGGGCCCGTACAACATCGGCAACACCACCGTGACGCTGACCTGCACGGACGAGGCGGGCCTGTCCTCCACGTGCACCGGCGTGGTGACGGTGGCTGACAGCGTGGCGCCGACCATCGCGCTGAACGGCCAGGCGAACGACCCGCAGGAGTGCCACCCGACCGCCACCTACGTCGACCCGGGCGCCACCGCGAGCGACCTGTGCGAGGGCACGCTGCCCCAGAGCAGCATCGCGAGGACGGGCTCGGTGAGGCTGAGCGTCCCCAGCACCTATTCGCTGACCTACCAGGCGACGGACTCGTCGGGGAACAAGTCCCCGGTCGTGACGCGCACGGTGCCCGTGGCCGACACGCTGGCGCCGGTCATCACCCGCACCGGCCAGGAGGGTGTGACGCACGAGTGCGCCACCCCTTATGTGGACCAGGGCGCCACGGCCGCCGACCAGTGCGAGGGCAACCTGACGCCGCGCATCGTCCAGAGCGGCACGGTGAACACCTCCGCGGTGGGTAACTACCTCATCCGCTACAACGTGAAGGACTCGGGCAACCGCGCCGCCCTGGAGGCCACCCGCACCGTCTTCGTGCGTGACAGGCAGGCGCCGACCATCTCGCTCCTGGGCGCCTCTCCCCAGACGGTGGAGTGCGGCGGCACGTACCCGGACCCGGGCGCCACGGCCAGCGACACGTGCGCTGGCGCCCTGACGCCGGTGGTCCACACCAACAACATCCTCATGGGCACGCCGGGCAACTACAGCATCAGCTACCGGGCGACGGACCCCTCGGGCAACGTGGTCGTCTCGCCCAACCGCGCGGTGACGGTGGCCGACACGAAGGCCCCGACGCTGACGCTGCTCGGCGCGGCCAGCACCACGCTCGAGTGCGCCAGCCCGTTCAGCGATCCGGGCGCCACGGCCAGCGACCAGTGCTACGGCAACCTGACGAGCGCGATCGTGAAGACCGGCACGGTGAACAACATGGTCCCGGCCGCCTACACGCTCCGCTACAACGTGAAGGACGCGAAGAACAACGCGGCCCCGGAGGCCACCCGCACCGTCACGGTCAACGACACGAAGGCGCCGGTCATCACGGTCACCGGCCCGCTGACCCAGGCGGTGGAGTGCGGCGCGAGCTACACGGATCCGGGCGCCACGGCGAGCGACCTGTGCGCCGGGCCGCGGCCGGCGGTGGCCACCGCCTCGGCCAACCCGAATGTGCCGGGCAGCTACACCATCAGCTACCGGGCGACGGACCCGGCGGGCAACACGGCCACCTCGACCACCAGCCGCACGGTGACGGTGCGCGACACGCTGGCTCCCACGCTGACGCTCAACGGCCCGGCCGCCCAGGCCCTGGAGTGCGGCTCGACGTATGCCGACCCGGGCGCCACGGCCAGCGACCAGTGCGCCGGCGCCCTGCCGGTGGCGGTGGCTGGCAGCGTGAACCCCTACGTCCCGGCCAGCTACACGCTGAGCTACAGCGCGAACGATGGCGCCGGCCACAGCGCCTCCGCCAGCCGCACGGTGGCCGTCAGCGACACCCTGGCTCCGACGCTGTCGCTCATCGGCTCGCCCCGGCAGTCGCAGGAGTGCGGCACGCCGTACACCGACCCGGGCGCCACGGCCAGCGACGTGTGCGCCGGTGACCTGACCGCCGCCATCCAGCGGACGGGCAACGTGAACACGAGCGCCCTGGGCAGCTACGCGCTGGGCTACTCGGTGGCCGACCCCTCCGGCCACGCCGCCTCCGCCAGCCGCGAGGTGACCGTGAGCGACACCCTGGCTCCGGCCATCACGGTCCTCGGCCCGCTCGAGACGACGTACGAGTGCGGATCCACCTACGTGGATCCGGGCGCCACGGCCAGCGACGCCTGCTTCGGTGACCTGACGGCGCAGATCCAGGCGACGCAGGTGGGCGACACGGCCCGGCCCAGCACCTTCACCATCCGCTACAGCGTGACGGACCCCGCGGGCAACACGACCGTCGCGCCGGTGACGCGCACGGTGCACGTGAACGACAACGAGCCGCCCACGCTGGCGCTGCTCGGCCCGGCCACCCAGTCGCTCGAGTGCGGCACGCCGTACAGCGACCCGGGCGCCACGGCCACCGACGTGTGCTTCGGCGACGTCACCAGCCGCATCATCCGCTCCGGCGCCGTGAACAGCGGCGCTCCGGGCAACTACGCCCTCGTCTACAACGTGACGGATCCATCCGGCCAGGCCGCGCCCTCCGTCTCCCGCGCGGTGTCCGTGGTCGACACGCTGGCCCCGTCCATCACGGTCAACGGCTCGCTCAGCCAGCAGGTCGAGTGCGGCACGGCGTACACCGACCCGGGCGCCGTGGCCACCGACGTGTGCGCTGGCGCCCTGCCGGTGACGGTGTCTGGCAGCGTGAACACGAACGCGCCGGGCAGCTACACGCTGGGCTACACGGCGGCGGATGCCTCCGGCAACACGGCGGCGTCCCCCAGCCGCACGGTGGCGGTGGTGGACACCCTGGCGCCTACCCTCTCGCTGCTGGGCTCCGCCAGCCAGGCCGTCGAGTGCGGCTCGAGCTACACGGATCCGGGCGCCACGGCGGCCGACGCCTGCACGGGCGACCTGACCGCCTCCATCGTCAAGTCGGGCTCGGTCAACACGGCCGCGCTGGGCAACTACTCGCTGAGCTACCTGGTGGCCGACGCCTCCGGCAACACGGCGACCGCCAGCCGCTCGGTGACGGTGCGTGACACCGTGGGGCCGCAGCTCCAGGTGCTCTCCGGTCCCTCGGTGCTCCAGTGCAACGGCGCGCCCTACGTGGATCCGGGCGCCACCGCCTCCGACTCCTGCGCGGGCAACCTCACCTCGCGCATCACCAGCACCAGCAACCTGGACCAGACGCGGGCCGGCCAGTACACGGTCACCTACAGCGTGACGGACGACGCGGGCAACACGAGCACCGCCACGCGTCTGCTCACGGTGGCGGGCCCCTGCGCCGTCAGCTGCATCGACGTGAAGCTGAACGACTACAACCTCTTCCTCGAGGACTCGTACACCGGCGGCCACGACGTGGTGGGCAAGGTGGCGGCGGGCGGCAACATCTCCATGGAGGACTTCGCGGTGGGCTCCGGGCTGCCGGCCAGCGACATCTCGAAGACCCTGGTGGCGGGTGGCAACCTGACGCTCAACCGCGGCGCCGTCTGGGGTGACACCTATTACGGTGGCAGCCTCAGCACCAACCAGAGCGTGACGTTCCCGCGGGGCACCGTGTCCCAGGGCATGCCCATCGACTTCGCGGCCCGGTTCGCCGAGCTGCGCAGCGTGTCGGCCCGCCTGGCGGCCCTGCCGGCCAACGGCACGACGAAGCGCGAGAGCTGGGGTGGCGTGATGCTGTCCGGCACGAACCCGAGCGTGAACGTGTTCGACGTGCAGGCCAGCGCCTTCACGGGCGCCAAGCTGCTGTCCATCAGCGCGCCGTCTGGCTCCTTCGTGGTGGTGAACATCCGCGGCGCCTCGGCCACGTTCCAGGGCTTCGGCCACTCGTTCAGCGGTGTGAGCGCGCAGACCGTCCTGTACAACTTCGTGGACACCACCAGCATCAACGCCCAGGGCTACGGCTTCTGGGGCACGGTGCTGGCGCCCTACGCCAACATCACCTTCAACAACGGCAGCTGGGATGGTGGCATCTACGCGAAGTCGTTCAACGGCAACGCCGAGGGTCACATCAACCCGCTGAACGAGCGCACCATCTGCCCGTGA
- the lptE gene encoding LPS assembly lipoprotein LptE, producing the protein MARLCAVVVAVLVAGAGCGYRFVARDGTLPEGVRAVCAPIFFNETSEPGLETLFTRAMRQEMVRSGTLGDGAACEARLEGVVTNVSSYPTIVTEPITDENGVVVVGPQLASYRAFAEARLRLLKDERVLAETSVSGTEDYLPGSGDVLEAEANRQAALHRLSETLMREGYERLARNW; encoded by the coding sequence ATGGCTCGGCTCTGTGCGGTGGTGGTGGCGGTGCTCGTGGCGGGAGCGGGGTGCGGCTACCGCTTCGTGGCGCGCGACGGGACGCTGCCGGAAGGGGTCCGCGCCGTCTGCGCTCCCATCTTCTTCAACGAGACGTCCGAGCCGGGGCTGGAGACCCTCTTCACCCGCGCCATGCGCCAGGAGATGGTGCGCTCGGGGACGCTGGGAGACGGCGCGGCGTGCGAGGCGCGGCTCGAGGGCGTCGTCACCAACGTGAGCAGCTACCCGACGATCGTCACCGAGCCCATCACCGATGAGAACGGGGTGGTGGTCGTCGGGCCGCAGCTGGCCAGCTACCGTGCCTTCGCGGAGGCACGGCTGCGGCTGCTGAAGGACGAGCGGGTCCTGGCGGAGACGAGCGTCTCCGGCACGGAGGACTACCTGCCCGGCAGCGGTGATGTCCTGGAAGCGGAGGCCAACCGTCAAGCCGCGCTCCACCGTCTCTCGGAGACGCTGATGCGCGAGGGCTACGAGCGGCTGGCCCGCAACTGGTGA
- a CDS encoding choice-of-anchor A family protein, with the protein MHQLVGSQTTSNTLAKACLLLAAVAAFACSPESELSAASPGTTHQEIRSTNKVLILGSSVSGGLASREAQAVATYAYGAQIDVVTPQQWKAMTVQEFMTYRAIIIGDAACESGTAAFQAAIDNRKNWGSVIDGDVAILATDPTSNGTELLVENAIRYVLNSEQKRTGMYIALGCAYQDAPAGTEVTLLEPFGTFRIQGVPGCADSGHMFEMYNDFMSRDMSDWVLPGMGGCAARSVFTTFPNHTFSYAAVATSSTGEMPIPGQQPYMDFTVDPGFETPYVGTPYIVVRGAMTLGAGCGIPATFSGEECDLGDGLNGQPALAGQQPHETCSWSCRSNWCGDGVVDADFGEECDNGQSNGRATDSSAQMGECTAFCKWSTKPPPTNLPPVARCQDRTVVAEYTCGGSANIDDGSYDPESQLAHCTQSSAGPFPLGETSVTLTCADQAGQASSCTAIVTVLDTLPPTVALNGAASEALECSLGGTYDDPGASASDLCGGSSISKSGAVDLAVPGSYVVSYVATDASGNASAPVTRTVAVADTLAPTLSLNGSASEALECIQGGTYGDPGATASDACAGDLTGAIVKAGSVNVAAPGSYSLSYSVADASGHATTASRSVTVRDTLVPQLQVRPGTSTVQCNGAPYVDPGATASDSCAGDLSGRIVTTSNLDQTRAGQYTVSYRVTDNAGNTATAARQLTVAGPCTSCIDVKLSDYNLFVLEDYTNGPDVQGKVAAGGNIFMQNFSVGGNLPASDISNVLVAGRNLTLANGSIWGNAFYGGTYSANQGVTSRRGTVARGTPIDFNARFAELRAMSAQLGALAANGTTTRESWGGIFLRGTNPTTNVFNVNASAFTGAALLSINVPSGSLVVINIRGASATFQNFGYSLTGANANTILYNFVDATTLNATSFGFQGTILAPYARMTFNNGSWDGGLYAVSLNGTAEGHLKPLNDRSVCP; encoded by the coding sequence ATGCATCAGCTTGTGGGTTCCCAGACGACATCGAACACCCTGGCGAAGGCGTGCCTGCTGCTGGCAGCCGTGGCGGCCTTTGCCTGCAGCCCGGAGTCGGAGCTGTCCGCGGCCAGCCCGGGCACGACCCACCAGGAGATCCGCAGCACCAACAAGGTGCTCATCCTGGGCAGCAGCGTGAGCGGCGGGCTCGCCAGCCGCGAGGCCCAGGCGGTGGCCACCTACGCCTACGGCGCGCAGATCGACGTGGTGACGCCGCAGCAGTGGAAGGCGATGACGGTCCAGGAGTTCATGACCTATCGCGCCATCATCATCGGTGACGCGGCGTGTGAGAGCGGCACCGCGGCCTTCCAGGCCGCCATCGACAACCGGAAGAACTGGGGCTCCGTCATCGACGGCGACGTGGCCATCCTCGCCACGGACCCCACCTCCAACGGCACGGAGCTGCTGGTGGAGAACGCCATCCGCTACGTGCTCAACTCGGAGCAGAAGCGCACCGGCATGTACATCGCGCTGGGCTGCGCCTACCAGGACGCTCCGGCGGGCACGGAGGTGACGCTGCTCGAGCCGTTCGGCACCTTCCGCATCCAGGGCGTGCCGGGCTGCGCCGACTCCGGGCACATGTTCGAGATGTACAACGACTTCATGTCCCGCGACATGTCGGACTGGGTGCTGCCGGGCATGGGCGGCTGCGCGGCGCGCTCGGTCTTCACCACCTTCCCCAACCACACCTTCTCCTATGCGGCGGTGGCGACGAGCTCCACCGGAGAGATGCCCATCCCCGGCCAGCAGCCGTACATGGACTTCACGGTCGACCCGGGCTTCGAGACGCCGTACGTGGGCACGCCGTACATCGTGGTGCGCGGCGCGATGACGCTGGGGGCCGGCTGCGGCATCCCCGCGACGTTCTCGGGCGAGGAGTGCGACCTGGGTGATGGCCTCAACGGCCAGCCGGCCCTCGCCGGGCAGCAGCCGCATGAGACGTGCTCCTGGTCCTGCCGCAGCAACTGGTGCGGCGACGGCGTGGTGGACGCCGACTTCGGCGAGGAGTGCGACAACGGCCAGTCCAACGGACGCGCGACGGACTCCTCCGCGCAGATGGGCGAGTGCACCGCGTTCTGCAAGTGGTCCACGAAGCCGCCCCCCACCAACCTGCCGCCCGTGGCGCGCTGCCAGGACAGGACGGTGGTGGCCGAGTACACCTGCGGCGGCTCGGCCAACATCGACGACGGCTCGTACGATCCGGAGAGCCAGCTGGCGCACTGCACGCAGAGCTCCGCGGGCCCCTTCCCGCTCGGCGAGACGTCGGTGACGCTGACCTGCGCGGACCAGGCGGGCCAGGCCTCCTCGTGCACCGCCATCGTCACCGTGCTCGACACCCTGCCGCCGACGGTGGCCCTCAACGGCGCGGCCAGCGAGGCGCTGGAGTGCAGCCTGGGCGGCACGTACGACGACCCGGGCGCCTCCGCGAGCGACCTGTGCGGCGGCAGCAGCATCTCGAAGTCCGGCGCGGTGGACCTGGCGGTGCCCGGCTCCTACGTGGTGAGCTACGTCGCCACGGATGCCTCTGGCAACGCGTCCGCGCCGGTGACGCGCACCGTCGCCGTGGCCGACACGCTGGCGCCGACCCTCTCGCTCAACGGCTCGGCCAGCGAGGCGCTGGAGTGCATCCAGGGCGGCACGTACGGCGACCCGGGCGCCACGGCGAGCGACGCGTGCGCCGGCGACCTGACGGGCGCCATCGTCAAGGCGGGCTCGGTCAACGTGGCCGCGCCGGGCAGCTACTCGCTGAGCTACTCGGTGGCCGACGCCTCTGGCCACGCCACCACCGCCAGCCGGAGCGTGACGGTGCGTGACACCCTGGTGCCCCAGCTCCAGGTGCGCCCCGGAACCTCCACCGTGCAGTGCAACGGCGCGCCCTACGTGGATCCGGGCGCCACCGCCTCCGACTCCTGCGCGGGCGATCTGAGCGGGCGCATCGTCACCACCAGCAACCTCGATCAGACGCGGGCCGGCCAGTACACGGTCAGCTACCGGGTGACGGACAACGCGGGCAACACCGCCACCGCCGCGCGCCAGCTCACCGTGGCCGGGCCCTGCACCTCCTGCATCGACGTGAAGCTGAGCGACTACAACCTGTTCGTGCTCGAGGACTACACCAACGGCCCCGACGTGCAGGGCAAGGTGGCCGCCGGCGGCAACATCTTCATGCAGAACTTCTCGGTGGGCGGAAACCTGCCGGCCAGCGACATCTCCAACGTGCTGGTGGCCGGCCGCAACCTGACGCTCGCCAACGGCAGCATCTGGGGCAACGCCTTCTACGGCGGCACGTACAGCGCCAACCAGGGCGTCACCTCCCGCCGGGGCACCGTGGCCCGGGGCACGCCCATCGACTTCAACGCCCGCTTCGCCGAGCTGCGCGCCATGTCCGCTCAGCTCGGGGCCCTGGCGGCCAACGGCACCACGACGCGTGAGTCCTGGGGCGGCATCTTCCTGCGCGGCACCAACCCCACCACCAACGTCTTCAACGTGAACGCCAGCGCCTTCACCGGCGCCGCGCTGCTCTCCATCAACGTGCCCAGCGGCTCGCTGGTGGTGATCAACATCCGCGGCGCCTCGGCCACCTTCCAGAACTTCGGCTACTCGCTCACGGGCGCCAACGCGAACACCATCCTCTACAACTTCGTGGATGCCACGACGCTCAACGCCACCAGCTTCGGCTTCCAGGGCACCATCCTCGCGCCCTACGCGCGGATGACCTTCAACAACGGCAGCTGGGATGGCGGCCTCTACGCCGTCTCGCTCAACGGCACCGCCGAGGGTCACCTCAAGCCGCTGAACGATCGCAGCGTCTGTCCTTGA
- the leuS gene encoding leucine--tRNA ligase, producing MAMNERYEPQSIEGKWQARWAQEGVFRAGTRPGAPKKYILEMLPYPSGKMHMGHVRNYLIGDVYARYFRMRGFDVIHPMGWDAFGLPAENAAIKDGVHPAVRTQENIDSFKAEIRSLGYSYDWTREVNTSQPEYYRWNQWFFIQMLERGLVYRRFSKVNWCTGCLTVIANEQVKEGTCERCDSQVVDKEMPEWAFRITKYSQALLDGLDELKEWPERITSMQRNWIGRSEGAEADFAVQGSGEKIRVFTTRIDTVYGCTYVVLAPDHKLVAKVTTPERRAEVEAFAARMAAISKTDRTAEGATKEGVFTGAYALNPFNGQPVPIWIANFVLSDYGTGAVMSVPAHDERDFEFARKYGLPIHVVIQPATGDKLPSGDKLEAAYTEYGVLADSGEFTGLKSEEARRKMAAKLEAEGRGKATVTYRQKDWGFSRQRYWGTPIPIIYCEKCDPERKGIPVPLEQLPVRLPEIDTQAVLTGKGEPPLAKVASWVNTKCPKCAGPARREAETMDTFVDSCWYYARYLSPQYDAAPVDAAEAKRWLPVDVYVGGPEHAVMHLLYFRFWTRIMKELGLSPVDEPVTRLVTQGIVNGPDGRKMSKRWGNVVAPASIVRKYGADTARTYVLFAGPPERDFDWSDAQVEGAFRFLKRVWTLAATHEGVAGATHSGAFEGKALEIRRAAHKCLKRVGESIERLSFNTAIAGIMEYLNVLSAVGTLETPAEKAAMAEALRLMAIMLTPFAPHIADELAETFGSKTLTVNQEWPAFDPALVVDDEIPYAVQVNGKLRAEIKVPADAGEADVRAAAEADERVKAATAGKTVRKFVFVPKRLVNFVVG from the coding sequence ATGGCGATGAACGAGCGTTACGAGCCGCAGTCGATCGAAGGAAAGTGGCAGGCCCGGTGGGCGCAGGAGGGCGTGTTCCGCGCGGGCACCCGGCCCGGGGCTCCCAAGAAGTACATCCTCGAGATGCTGCCGTACCCCAGCGGGAAGATGCACATGGGGCACGTGCGCAACTACCTCATCGGGGACGTGTACGCGCGCTACTTCCGGATGCGGGGCTTCGACGTCATCCACCCGATGGGCTGGGACGCCTTCGGCCTGCCGGCGGAGAACGCGGCCATCAAGGACGGCGTGCACCCGGCGGTGCGCACCCAGGAGAACATCGACTCGTTCAAGGCGGAGATCCGCTCGCTCGGCTACAGCTACGACTGGACGCGCGAGGTGAACACCAGCCAGCCCGAGTACTACCGCTGGAACCAGTGGTTCTTCATCCAGATGCTGGAGCGCGGGCTGGTGTACCGCCGCTTCAGCAAGGTGAACTGGTGCACCGGCTGCCTCACCGTCATCGCCAACGAGCAGGTGAAGGAAGGCACGTGCGAGCGCTGCGACTCGCAGGTGGTGGACAAGGAGATGCCCGAGTGGGCGTTCCGCATCACGAAGTACTCGCAGGCGCTGCTGGACGGGCTGGACGAGCTGAAGGAGTGGCCCGAGCGCATCACCAGCATGCAGCGCAACTGGATCGGCCGCTCGGAGGGCGCCGAGGCCGACTTCGCGGTGCAGGGCAGCGGCGAGAAGATCCGCGTCTTCACCACGCGCATCGACACGGTGTACGGCTGCACCTACGTGGTGCTGGCGCCGGACCACAAGCTGGTGGCGAAGGTGACGACGCCCGAGCGCCGCGCGGAGGTGGAGGCCTTCGCCGCGAGGATGGCGGCCATCAGCAAGACGGACCGCACGGCCGAGGGCGCCACCAAGGAAGGCGTCTTCACGGGCGCCTACGCGCTCAACCCGTTCAACGGCCAGCCGGTGCCCATCTGGATCGCCAACTTCGTGCTGTCCGACTACGGCACGGGCGCGGTGATGAGCGTGCCGGCGCATGACGAGCGCGACTTCGAGTTCGCTCGCAAGTACGGCCTGCCCATCCACGTCGTCATCCAGCCAGCCACCGGGGACAAGCTGCCCTCGGGAGACAAGCTGGAGGCCGCGTACACGGAGTACGGCGTGCTGGCGGACTCGGGCGAGTTCACCGGGCTGAAGTCCGAGGAGGCGCGCCGCAAGATGGCCGCGAAGCTGGAGGCCGAGGGCCGCGGCAAGGCCACGGTGACGTACCGCCAGAAGGACTGGGGCTTCAGTCGCCAGCGCTACTGGGGCACGCCCATCCCCATCATCTACTGCGAGAAGTGCGATCCGGAGCGCAAGGGCATCCCCGTGCCGCTGGAGCAGCTGCCCGTGCGCCTGCCGGAGATCGACACCCAGGCGGTGCTCACCGGCAAGGGCGAGCCGCCGCTGGCCAAGGTGGCCTCGTGGGTGAACACGAAGTGTCCGAAGTGCGCCGGGCCCGCGCGCCGCGAGGCGGAGACGATGGACACCTTCGTCGACTCCTGCTGGTACTACGCGCGCTACCTGTCGCCGCAGTACGACGCGGCGCCGGTCGATGCCGCGGAGGCGAAGCGCTGGCTGCCGGTGGACGTGTACGTGGGCGGCCCCGAGCACGCCGTGATGCACCTGCTGTACTTCCGCTTCTGGACGCGCATCATGAAGGAGCTGGGCCTGTCCCCGGTGGACGAGCCCGTCACGCGCCTGGTCACCCAGGGCATCGTCAACGGCCCGGACGGGCGGAAGATGTCCAAGCGCTGGGGCAACGTGGTGGCGCCCGCCTCCATCGTGAGGAAGTACGGCGCGGACACGGCGCGCACCTACGTGCTGTTCGCGGGCCCGCCGGAGCGTGACTTCGACTGGTCCGATGCCCAGGTGGAGGGCGCCTTCCGCTTCCTCAAGCGCGTGTGGACGCTGGCCGCCACGCACGAGGGGGTCGCCGGGGCCACGCACTCGGGGGCCTTCGAGGGCAAGGCGCTGGAGATCCGCCGCGCCGCGCACAAGTGCCTGAAGCGGGTAGGGGAGTCCATCGAGCGGCTGTCCTTCAACACCGCCATCGCCGGCATCATGGAGTACCTGAACGTGCTCTCCGCGGTGGGCACTCTCGAGACGCCCGCGGAGAAGGCCGCCATGGCCGAGGCCCTGCGGCTGATGGCCATCATGCTGACGCCGTTCGCGCCGCACATCGCGGACGAGCTGGCCGAGACGTTCGGCTCGAAGACGCTCACCGTGAACCAGGAGTGGCCGGCCTTCGATCCGGCGCTGGTGGTGGATGACGAGATCCCCTACGCGGTGCAGGTCAACGGCAAGCTGCGCGCGGAGATCAAGGTGCCGGCGGACGCGGGCGAGGCGGACGTGCGCGCCGCGGCCGAGGCGGACGAGCGGGTGAAGGCGGCCACGGCCGGCAAGACGGTCCGCAAGTTCGTCTTCGTCCCGAAGCGGCTGGTGAACTTCGTCGTCGGCTGA